TAATGGCTCTCGTTTCACCCATTTCCAGGCGCGCTCCGTCAGGTTCGTCCGGCGGGCGGAGATCGGTTTGTTCTCCTGCCAGCGATCCAGGTCTTTCGCAAGTGCTTCCGCCGAGGCGTAACGGCGAGTAGGATCTTTCTCCAGGCATTTCAGGCAGATGGTTTCCAGGTCGCGATCGACAGCGGGATTGAGCGAGCGCGGCTTGGGCGGTTCAGCTTCGGTGACGAGTTTAAGCGTGGTAAGCGAGGTTTCGGCTTTGAATGGCAATTTGCCAGTGAGCAGTTCATAAAGAATGACGCCGAGGCTGTAAATGTCCGCCGCGGTGCTGACCTGGCGCGTTTTCCCAGCGGCTTGTTCTGGGGACATGTAGTACGGCGAACCTAACACGGCTTCGGTGACGGTGAGGTTGCCGTCAACCGCCACACCTTTGGCCAGACCGAAATCAGTGACGTGCGGTTCGCCCGATTCGTCGAGGAGAATGTTCGAGGGCTTGAGGTCGCGGTGGATGATGCCGTGTTGGTGAGCGAAGTGGACGGCGCGGGCGATTTTGGCGATGAGCGAGGCGATGATGGATTGTTGATGGCGGATGCTTGATTTGGAGCGGGCAGAACGTCCACCCTCACCCCGTCCCTCTACTCCAGGAGTGGGAGAACCACTTGCAGCGCCTGTTGTCTCCGCAGTCTGCAACCCGACCTCGGCAATTTTATCCGCGAGGCTGCCACCAACAATGAGTTTGAGGCTGAAGAACGGGCGGCCTTCGTGTTCGCCCACTTCGTGAATGGGAATGATGTTCGGGTGCTCAAGTCGAGCCGCCGCCTCGGCTTCGAATTGAAACCGCTTGCGCTCGGTTTCGTTGGCGAACTGGCCCGCCAGAATGAGTTTGAGGGCGACGATGCGGTTGAGAGTGAGATGGCGGGCCTTGTAAACCACGCCCATGCCGCCGCGCGCAATTTCTTCGAGGAGCTCGTAATCGCCGAAACGCTTCGGCGTCGCGCTGGCGAGTGACGGTTGGTCGGGCAGACCAAGTTTCAGCAGGCAGGGAACGCACACGTCGCCCGGGGCGTCGGCAGGCAACTCGGCGCCACACGATGGGCATTGGCGAGTAGCGGTCATGATCACGTGGTTCTCATCAACTTTATCAACAGCAAATGTGCCGAAGTGTTACGAACATTCGTGCTTGTAGCCACCGACATGAGGAGGTGGAAGCAACAAGAAATCCGAAATCCGAAATTCGGAGTCCGCCTCGTTACCTCGGCGGCTACAAAACGAGTCCGCCTCCTCACGTCGGCGGCTACGCGGCGTGTTATCTGGCAAAGAGCGCAAACAACTGGCGAATTTCGTCTTCGATTCCCGCGACATTGTCCACCGTGCGGCCGATTTCGCGAAAGAGCAACCGGCGGAAATCAGCGCGCAAATCGTGCGCGGCCTTGCGGGCGGTGGCCTCGGTCATTTGCAGTCGGGCGGCGGCCGCTGCATAATCGCCACGGACGGCATCGCCTGTGATGAAGTTGTGCAACACGTCAAACACGGTGGCCTTACCAGCGGCGGCGCACTGCGCTTTCAATTGTTGGAGGACTTGTTCGATTACGACGTTGGCCCACGCGCGGTCGAGGAGTTGAGCTGGGTCTGCGACTGTGGCCGGTAACAGGCGGTAACGTTCCTCGGCCAGAGCTTCGTCGATGGAAATGAACGCAGCGTTGCCGCCACGTTTCTGCGCTTGGGATTTGTCGCGTTCGTTGCTGAGAAAATTCTCAAGGCAGGTGAGCAGGAACGTGCGGAACCGGCCTTTGGCCGGGTGGACCGTTTGCAGACCGTCGCGCGAAAGTAACTCCGCAAAAAATCCCTGAGTGAGGTCTTTTGCATCGGCAGGACTGCGTCCGCGCCGCCGGATGAAGGCGTAGAGTGGAGGCCAGTAGGTTGCGCAGAGTTGCTCCAAAGCTTGCTTTGCGTCGGGCGACTGACGGTTCGCGGCGTCCAGGATCATGGTCCAATGAGTGAGACCGAACCGAGCCTCTGTGGCATCTGACTTCGTCTGAGTCTCTCCAGACATGGGAATTCCTTTCGAGTGCATTTAACATTGTTTCAAATGTCGAAGCAAGCGGGCATTTGGGCTGTGCTGGATGATGGATGAAGTTGGAACTCCTTTGCATAAAGGGCCTCAGCAGTTAACGTCGGCACATGGAACAACGCACCTTAACCCTCGGCCACTCGCCCGACCCTGATGATGCGTTTATGTTTTATGGCTTGGCGAAGGGGCTAATCCCGACGCACGGGTTCAGTTTTCAGCACGTTTTGCAGGACATCCAGACGCTCAACGAGCGGGCCACGCGTGGTGAATTGGACATCTCGGCCATCAGCATTCATTCCTACGCGTACGTCAGCGACCAGTATGCTTTGCTGCCGAGCGGCGCGAGCATGGGCGATGGTTACGGGCCAATGCTCGTCGGAAAGCAGAAGTTCACCAAGGCCGAAATCGCGCGCAACAAAATCGCGGTGCCCGGCACATTGACCAGCGCGTTTCTGGCTTTGCAACTCTGGCTCGACAAGAGCGCGAAAGACTTCAATTACGTCGTTGTGCCGTTCGACCAGATTTTTCAAGCGGTCCTTTCGGGCACGGCGGAAGTTGGATTAATCATTCACGAAGGGCAACTCACGTATCGCAACGAAGGCTTGCAGGTTTGTGAAGACCTCGGCGTCTGGTGGGGCCGCGAAAATGACGGCTTGCCCTTACCGCTGGGCGGCAATGTGATTCATAAACGTTTCGAGCCAACGGTTCGCAAAACGATTTCCGAGATTCTGACCGCGAGCATTCAATACAGCCTCGATCATCGCGCGGTTGCCGTAGAGCACGCGCTGCAATACGCTCGCGACATGGGTCGCGATCTGGCGGACCAGTTTGTGGGGATGTATGTAAACCACTGGACACTGGACTACCGGGAGAAGGGGCGCGAATCCATCCGCCGATTCCTGGGACTTGCTTTTGAACGAGGGCTGATTCCGCACCGGCAGGAGTTGGAGTTTGTTGTGTGAGATGGCGCTGACCGGTGAAGCAAATTCGAAATCCGAAGCTCGACATTCTTCACCCCGTGGAATAGCACAAGTCGCATCGCCGGAAATAGCCAGGCGTTTATTCCACGGGGGAACAGAAGCCCGAAACTCGAAATCCGCAACGCCGGAATCGGTGTGGGCTGTTGATCTCAAAGCCCTTGGTGCGTCGCGCAACCGCCTCCCCACACGGGAGGTTTCCCGCCCCGACCGCCAGCGAAATTCGGATTTCGGATTTCGGATTTCTGGTTGGCTTCGGGTTTCGAGTTTCGGACTTCTGCGTCCGACGCTCCGCTGGTTCCACCGGAAATAGCGAAGAAGCTAGGTTGAAATCATTTTGACTTCAACCCATCAAACGGCAAACTTTTGCGCGCCGGTAGCTGGAAGGATGGCTGAGTGGTTTAAAGCTGCGGTTTACTAAACCGCCGTGGCGCTTGCGTCACCGGGGGTTCGAATCCCTCTCCTTCCGCCACTTCTATTTTTGAAAACGATCCACCCGCTCAGCTCGCCAAGTTTTCTATTGGGTGCCGAGCCGGTAGAAGCGTTGACCAAGTGAAGTGAAGTCGGTGACAACGAGGTTCGTGGTCTCCGGTGGCGCGCTGATATCGGCCAGGTTGGACCACGTATTGGCAGGCGCAATGACGTCACTGAATTGCACGGTGTAGGATTGCCCTTGCCACGCGGTGAAGTGCAGTTCGAAGTGGTTGTCCACCAGTTTCGCGGCGTCAATTCGCGGCGGCACAACATACTCAAGTTCGAGGCTGGGGGGAGCGTTGGGATCTTCGCGCGAGCCGAAGCGGCGAGAGGTGAAGATCGTGTCTTCATCGCCGCAGAGCAGCAGCCAGCCGTAATTGGATTCCGGGTGGTTCACCCATCCTTGCACGTCGGCTGCCAGCTCGGGTGTGAATTCAAAGCGATAGGAGCCGAGGCCAGCGATGAATTGGAAGGAACTTTCGATGCTCGAAAAGTCCGCGTCGGCGGCCCCGCCCGGAGCGGACCACTCGTTGGTGGGATAAAAACTGTGCAACCAGGTGGCTTCGCCCGGGCTGGCCGGCAGTCCTTGCCCAAAGGTGCCCGAGTTGGTGGCAGATTTGTCACCTTCACCCCAAGGTCGCAACATGCGGTGCAGCCCGAAGGTTGAGTTGGCCTGGCCGGCGCTCGGCACCTGCGTGACTTCAACCACGAAGGCCACTGAGAGGATGACGGCGTTGGTGGGAATGTCGGTGAAGTCAAATTTGAACAACCCACGATTCCGCGTGCCGTTTTGGGTCCTCCCGGACAACACCCAGGCCTGGCCGCCATTGTTGTTGGTGGGCGCGACCTCGATCAGGCTCGTGTCCGCCGAGGGCGGTTTGGTGACCCAGACTGCCGTCGCCCGCACCGTGGCGAGGCACAGCCCGGCCAGGAGGATGACCTTGAAGTTATTTCCCAAACGAATTGAATTCAAAATGCTAAACAGACGCCTCTGCGAGCGCGCGGGGCTTTACAGAATGCCGACCTCGCCGCGAATGGCAACGCCATCCACGCTGGAGGTGCCGCCATTGAGCAGGTTCTCGCCGGCGTTTGCGTAACCCGGAATGATGTTGTTCAACTGGTTCTGGGTTGCGCCGAGATGTTTGCGGATGATTTCACCAAGCACGGAGCGGTAATCACAGGAACGGCGGAGGTAGCCCGCCGCCACGGGGTTGGTGCTCAAAGGAAACCCGGCGGCGTACATGGTGTCGCAGGTGCTCAAGGAGCTGGTGCGCGAGCCGACGACCCAATTCTTCACGTCGCCGGTGCCAAATTCGCCCGGATGGCATCCGAAAACACCGGTCGGGTTGCCCTGACCGTAGCCTTGGACGCCGCCGCCGGCGACGTACATGACACCCGCTTCGGCGTGGTCAGTGCCGTTGTCGGAATTCTCCACGGCGGTGCGCCCGAATTCCGAGAGCGTGACGACGACGACGTCGTTCCAGTTGACCTTTTCCGCGTAGAGCGTGAAATATTTTCGCAGCGCATACATGGACCAGCCGACGGCCTGAAGAAGATTGGCGTGAGCGCCCGTGACGCCACCCTGAGTCTGGTGTGTGTCGAACCCTCCTATTTCAGTGCCGGCGATGATGGCATCGGTCTTATTCAGGATCATGGCGGCGGCCTTTAGATTATTGAAAAAGTTCTGCTGGTTTTGCGGCACAACGCGTTTGGCGGCGTTGAACGTGGCCGGGGAGCCCGGTCGTCGGTACCCGCCGTTCTTGTTGTCCGAGGTCGGAAAGAGGTAATAGCCTTGGGCGTCGTTGCTCGTGCCGGGATACCAGTCCACATCGTTGTCGCTCTTTACGTCATCCCGGAAGATGTTGCCGGTGTCGCTGAAGTCGATGCCGGCGAAAATCCGCAACGTGTTCGTCATGTTCTCGTGCTGCAAATCGAGCAGTTCCCGGTTGCGCTTGTCGGCAAAGGGATAGTAGTTGGCCGCGGCAATGGCGTTGAATGCTTTGTTGTCACCGGTGTTGGTGGGGATGCCGAGCAGATCGTAGCGCGTGGGACTCGTCAAGTTGGTCATGGCCGCCTGCGAACCGCGCAGGATGAGGGGCAGCGCGCTTTGCACGGAAATTCCCGTCAGCGGCGCGGTGTTCGCCAGGCCCGACTCGATGATGGTGCGATAGAAGATGCCGTCCTTCGAAAGGTTGTTGTTTGGATTTCCGTTTTCCCAATAGTTTTGCGAATCAAAATGGGAGCGCGATTGTTTGGGGTAAGCAACCCGGTGGATCAGGGCCAGATCGCCTGCGTTATAGACCGGCGCCAGGAACTTGAGCGAGGGATGCAACGCCGCGAAGCCGTTTCCCAGACTGATGGCCTTGTTGTAGCTGTAAGTGTTATCGACTGACGTTCGCGGGACGCCGTTCAGCGTCAGTTGCGTGGCGTCAAAGCAAGGGCCGCTCGCGCTGTAATCCAGCCCCGCTTCCTTTTGAATCTCGATGGTCGAGCGGATCGCCGCATACTGTGGGTCCTCGATGGGAATGATGTTGTTGAGACCGTCGTTGCCGAAACGCAGCCAGATGAAGAGGATTTTCTTGCCATTGGCGCCGATGCTGCCTTCGGCCAGCGCGCGTTTCATGACGAACGGGATGTCCGTCAGCGTGGACAGCGCGATGGCGAGGCTGGTCTTGAACGAACGGTCGAGGAAGCTGCGACGGGAGATGAGGTTGAAACTGTGCATAAACTTATTGCTCCTGGAAGCGTTGAAAGGTCATCAACATTGACACCATCCCGCGAACGCGCGTGTCGTAGCTGCTCAAACCGGTTGTGAACGCAGAGGGGGTCGTGCCATCATCAGCGGTGTTCAGGAAATTGATGGCCGCCGTGCGATAAAGCAGCAGATTGCCCGCGCCTTCGCCGGGATACAGGATGCTGAGAAAATAATCCGCCACGTCACCGGCATTGCCCCAGCTTTCCGACGGCAACTTCTTTTTCAGCAACGCCACGGGATCGCAAACATTGTTGCCGGCATCGTCGCCGGTGCCCGCGTTGAGAAACGCCTGGACGAAGCGAATGCGTTCCACCAGGGTGCCGGAACTGATCCAAGGCGATGCGACCTCCGGATAACCGTCCGGCGCCGCCCGATCAAACAGGTCCATCTGACCCATGCGATTCATGGGCGTGGCGAAGGAGGACGCCGAAGCGCTGTCAAGGGTCGCGGTTGCCGTGCCATTGGCATTCACCGAGCGTAGTGCGCGAATGCTGCTGATCACGTATTCGAGCGGCGTCTTTACCTTTTGCGCGGCCGCAGTGTGGGTGCGGAACAGTTCAGAGTTGAAAATGGTGCTGAGCACGGCGCGGAGATTGCCTTTCGGCGCGCTGTATTCCCATGCCAGCATGCACTGATGCACGAGGTCGGCCTCGGGGGAAAGACTTCCGGCGGCGTAGTTGTAAAAGTCGTAATTCGGATTGCTGGGGTCGTTGCTGGGGTTGGGAAAATCATCGTGAACAAACAGGCGGCAAAGTTTGATGCTGAGGTATTCCTCAGTGAACGGCAGGTTGGCCAGGTTGGTAATCACATCGTAGCCGTCTTGAATGCCATTGGTGACCGCGCCGCGCGCCGGTAATGCGATTTGATACGGCGTCCCCGCCCAGGGCACACCGAAGCGCGCGGGAACGGTCTTGCCGCCGAAGATGGCGCCGCGATTGGTGCCGTGATTGGCGGATTTGAAGTTGAACGCCCACGTCCCGATGGTGTTCGGCTTCGCCGTGCTGTTGGTGCCGGGATAATAGGTGATCGAGGCGGGGGCGAAGGGGTTGTTGACGTTGGGCGCATCCACCAGTTCGACCGACCAGCCGGTCCACGCGCGCGACATGAGGACGATGTCATTCTGGTCGTAGCCATTGTCCACGCCCATCGTAAACAATTCCAGCAGTTCGCGGGCGTAATTCTCATTCGCGATGTTGCTCCCGTTGCCCTTGCTGTTCACGGAATCGAGATACACGATCATCGCCGGGCTTTCGGCGCTGATCTTGAGCAGGTCGTAGAAGGTGCAGTTCGGATTGAGCATCGCGTTGCGCCACTTGGTCATCTCACGGAACTCCCAATCCGTCGCGAGCCAGCCCGCGGTCGTGCTGTCGTAGCCCTGATTGCCGAGATAATCTGCGCTTTTGGATTGTTGCGTGACGAAGTGGTTCTCCCAGAACTGGGAGAGGATTTCAAAAAGTTGCCGCTGGGATTGCACCGCGTGGAGACACCACCACGCCCGATAATCCGTGAGCCCCACCCGGGCCGTGTTCAGCCGCCGATATAAACCACCAACATCAACGTCGGGCGTGCTCTGCAACAAGTTGCCGTCGAGCTTCACGGTCAGCGTGCGACTCTGCGAGGCGGGCAGATACCAATAGCTGACCGTGTAGGTGTTGCTGTTGACCAGCGCGGGCGTGATGTTCTGCTGAACCGAATCGTTGTTGCCGCTGCCCGCGGCCGTGGCGACCAAGTGGAGGCTGCTGCTGCCCGAATAAGCAACCGTCGAATTAAGCGTCGAGTTGGTGAAGTCAGTCGAGAGCGACCATGTGCCCGCGAGCGCAGATTCAAAGTCGCCGTTTTGGAGCAAATTCGGGCCGGCTTCCGCCACGCTGCCCGCCACGAGTCTTACGTCGTCCACGTAACAATCGCCCGCGCCGTTCAAATAAATGTACAACCGGCTGTTGGCGTTGGCGGTGCCGGTCGCCTTGGCATAGACCCACGTGGGCGTCGGTGGAATTCCGCCGGGTGTGCTGTTGATGCCACTGCCCAGTTGCAGGCGCAGGTTGCTGGAAGTCGGGCCGGGCAGATACCAGTAATTCAACACGACCTGGTCGGTGCTCACGTTGGTCAGCACAATCGCGTCTCCCCAGGAATTGGTTGTGGGGTAGCCTACGTTCACGAAGCCCTGCCGGACATAGCTGCTGCCCGGCGAACTCGCGCCGGTGGTGGATACCATGTGCAGGCAACTGCTCCCGCCGTGCGCGCGACTGCCATCAACTCCCGAACCGCTGGCCCCGCCCGCGTTGGTCCAGGAACTGTAGCCGGATTCAAAGTCCCCGTTCACGAGCACGTTGGTGCTGAGGTAGGAGAAAACCTTGTTCGTCACGTAAACGTTGGTGCCGTTCACCACGTTGGTGGTGATCTGCTGCATGTATCTGAAGGGGCGCAGTTCAATATCGTCCAGGTACGCCTCGCCCGGGGCGGTGGTGAACAGGTAAAAAGTCGTTTGCGCCAGCGTCCCGGTCATGCTGATGAAGGTCCAGTTGGTGGTCGGGTCGGAGGCAATGGCGTTGGTGGTTTCAACCGTGTAATTGTCGATCGTCTCCGGGATGCCGTCCATGTTCAACTGTTCGTCGATATACGCCTGCGGCCCGATGCTGTTGACACGCTCCAGTTCATCCGGCGTCGGTCCGTAAGCGAGTCGGTTGAGCACGTTGGCCGTCAACACCGCGTTGCTGCTCAACGGCGTGACGCCCACCCGGTAGAACCCGCTCCCGGCCGGCGCGTTGGTAAGCCGCCATTCATACGCGTAGTTGGTGACGGTGATCACGACCGGGCCATTCGTCGTGCTGTTCGTGATCGTCGTATAGCCGGTGATGTACGGCGCGAGGAAGAAGTTGGTGTTCGGCGCGAGTGGCAACCCCAAATCGGTGGTGCTCAGAATGGAATACGCCTGGGAAGCCGGATAAGGCGGGAAACGCAGATTCAACTGTGATCCGCTCAGGTTCAGATTGGTGATGGCCGGTGGTGGCGGGTCGGCGGCGAAAAGCGTGAGCGAAAGGCCAGCCTGAATACAAGCCAACCACTGCACTACACGTATCCGCTTACATCTCATTGCAGAAAGCACCGCAACTTTCCTCTTCAATCTCAACCTGTCAAGCCAATTGACAACGCAGGGGTCATACGAAACGCCATCACGGCGGTACACTTTTGTTCAGATTGAGGCTGACAGAAAAGGACGGCGCTCAATGAGCTACGGTTACAACTCAAAACCAACTCTTCAAGACGACCGCGATTATGCCGATCTCCGCGCCGCTGACCCTGACGCCGTGGTGCGCCGCGTCTCAAGGTGTGCGCACCCGGTAGAAACGGTTGCTGCCCGTGAGCAGGTCCGATACGACGATTGTTGCGGGCGCGGCTTGAGCGGCAATGTTCGTCAACACCGTCCAGTGGGTCGCGGGCTGTGCGCCATCGAACTCGACGGCGTAGGTCCGATTTGATTCCACGTTGAAACTGAAACTGAACTGATTCGTCGAGAGCGGCAGCGGTGTCAGCGTCGGCGGGGTCGCCGGAAGGCTGAATTGGATCGCGAGCGACGGCGCGTTCGCGGTGTCTTCGCGGGAGGCGAGCGTGCGTTCCGTGAAGTTCGTTCCCTGCAATTCACTGATCACGACCCAGCCGAAGTTGCTGCCGAGATTCAGCAGCCAATTCTGAACGTCGGCGACCAGGTTCGAATTTGAAACAAAAGTGTAAAGCCCGGTGCCGGTGATGAAATTCGTCTGGCTGATGATGCTGGAGAAATCCACGCCGATGCCGCCGCCGTTGGTGCTCCAGGGAGTCGCGGCCATCCGGTTGGACCAGGTGGCATCGCTCTCGCTCCACGACACCAGCACCTTGCGCAGATCAAACGTTGAATTCACCGCGGTCATGGGCGCTTTGGTGACTTTTACCGTCAGTGCGGCCGCAGTGATGATGGCGTTCGATGGAAGGTTCGCGGCGATGTCAAACTGCAACAGCGCGCGACCGCTCTTGCTGCCCGCCGTCGGACCGGTCGTGCCGACGTTCAGCTCGGTGGTGGGCGGGGGGGTGGCTTTTTCCGTGATGGTTGTGTCCGCCACTGGCGGCAGAGAGATACTGCCGGCAATGGAGGTGGACGAGAGGGTGATGACAAGCACGCGGCTCCAGAAGATTCGGCAAAAATTCATCCGCCTACTTGCAATGACGGCCTTCGGCAGGTCAACGAAATTTCACGACGAAGTCGATTTTCAATCTTCCGTGCGCATAAATCATATCCTTCCGGCGACCCTCTCGTCGTAAATCTGCTGGACAACTCTCGAACTGACTCAGGATAGTTTGCGATCGGCGGCTGCCAGGTCAGTCGCTGAATGACATGATCGCGAACTCTGTCGATACCCTGAACCCACCGGCCGCCAAGCCCGACTTTCCACCGGGGCTGAATAACGTTTTCGCATTTCAAGCCTTCAACGGGCTTTCGTTTCAAATGGTCTTGAGCAGTCCGATGGTGCTCTACGCGAAGACTCTTGGTGCGAGCGCCACGGTGCTCGGCATCATCACCGGGATGACGGCGCTGCTGGTGATCTTTCAGATTCCAGCGACGCAATACGTTCCACGCGTCGGCTACAAACGATTCGTCCTCGCTGGCTGGGGCATGCGCGTCACGTTCATCTTCGGCATGGTGCTGGTGCCACTGACGGGAAGTTTTCTCAATCCCACCACGCGGCTCTCGTTGATGCTGCTGTTGCTGTTCGTTTTCAATCTGTCGCGCGGTATTTCCAGTTGCGCGTGGCTGCCGTGGATCACCTCGCTGCTGCCTGCGTCCATTCGCGGCAGCTACCTGGCGCGGGAGGCGGCGTGTATCAACGTCGCGAGCTTCGGCGCCTTTTTGCTCGCGGCCTTGGCATTGGGACAAAATTCTCAGCCGTGGCAATTTGCCGTGCTGTTTCTGTTCAGCGCCGTCATGGGCGTGATGAGTCTGGTCTTCCTCAAACGCGTGCCCGAAGGCGACACGCCGGAACAGGTGCGCACTTCCACCACGCCCGTGCCCTGGCGCGAAATCATCGGTTATGCGCCCTTTCAAAAACTGTTGCGCATGAATGTGGCGTGGTCGATCGCTTTGGGCGGCTTGACCACGTTCATCGTGGCGTTTTTGAAAACCGAAGTCGCCCTGCCGGAAAGGAGCGTCATGTTGGTCACCTCGATTTCCTTTTTGGGCGGCTTGAGCAGCTTGTGGTTTCTGGGATCGCGGATTGATCTGCTCGGCAGCAAACCGGTCATCACGTTTTCGCTGCTCACCTGGCTGTTGATATTGACGGGATGGGCGCTGATCGCCGCGCATGTTTTTCCGGCGAGCTGGCCGCTGCTCATGGGTTTGCAATTCTTGATGGGCCTGGCCATGGCGCTGGTCAACCAGTCCAATACCCGGCTTGCCATGGGCACGATCCCGGTGATGGGCCGCAGTCATTTCTTCGCGCTCTATTCGGTCATCGCCAGTCTGACGCTGGGGCTGGCGCCGATCTTCTGGGGCATGTTCATCGACGCGCTGCAACCGTTGCACTCCGACTGGCACGGTTTCGAATGGAACCGCTTCAGCCTCTTCTTCGCCGCGGTCGGGGTGATGTTTTTGGTGACCCTCGCCCTCTGCCGCCGTCTGGACGAACCGCAAGCGCGCACCATGGAAGACTTGCTGCGCGACGTGCTGGAACAATCCCCGTTGCGTTTCTGGCTCCGCTTATGGCCGAGAGGCTAAAGTGGACTGATTCCGCGCTGAGCCCCGAAACCGCAACTCCGGGATTCCGTCCTTGAAATGAGGCTCGAAAAAGAGGAAGGTCAACCACGATGAACTACCGGGGCCTGGCCAAAGGCATGAAGATTGAATTGGAAGAGCCGCTGCCTTTTCCTGAGGGGCAGGCCGTGCGCGTCTCAGTCGAACCTTGCACCTCGGCTTCGCGCGTCGGATCACCGCCAGCCGTTCTTCAAGCGGTGCGCGACTTCCCTCACCTTCACGCGGTTGACTTGGACGAACTGGAGGCAGCCCTCGAAAGCGCCCGGCTACCCGTCCATGCAGGAATTGTTTTGAACGAAGGAAAGTAGCCGATGCCTTTCATGCTGGACACCACTGCGTTCAGCGATTTGATGCGGGAACATCCCAGGCTGCAAGCCCGGCTGGCCGCACTGCCTGCCACCGAGCAAATCAGTCTTTGTCCAGTGGTTCGAGGTGAAATTCTCCACGGCCTTGCACGGTTGCCAAGTGGTCAGCGGAAGCAGGATCTGGAAACCAAAGCCGCCAGACTGTTCGCTGCGATTTCTTGCGAGCCGATTACCGAGTCAGTCGGAAATCACTATGCCGAGGTCAAGCTCGCCCGCCAAAAGAAAGGGCTGGCCTTGGATGAAAACGACCTGTGGATCGCTGCTTGTGCGCGCGAAGCCGGGGCGACACTCCTTACCCGTGACACGGATTTCCGCCAGATTGATGGATTGAATGTCGAGGACTGGAGCCGGTAAAGAAGCAAGGCAGCCCTTTCTGTGCACGCTCTTTTGGCGCACTTGCCTTGGCGGACTGCAGGCGCGAAGCATGGAAGAGCTATTGCGCGACGTGCTC
This window of the Verrucomicrobiota bacterium genome carries:
- a CDS encoding DNRLRE domain-containing protein, yielding MNFCRIFWSRVLVITLSSTSIAGSISLPPVADTTITEKATPPPTTELNVGTTGPTAGSKSGRALLQFDIAANLPSNAIITAAALTVKVTKAPMTAVNSTFDLRKVLVSWSESDATWSNRMAATPWSTNGGGIGVDFSSIISQTNFITGTGLYTFVSNSNLVADVQNWLLNLGSNFGWVVISELQGTNFTERTLASREDTANAPSLAIQFSLPATPPTLTPLPLSTNQFSFSFNVESNRTYAVEFDGAQPATHWTVLTNIAAQAAPATIVVSDLLTGSNRFYRVRTP
- a CDS encoding PIN domain-containing protein yields the protein MPFMLDTTAFSDLMREHPRLQARLAALPATEQISLCPVVRGEILHGLARLPSGQRKQDLETKAARLFAAISCEPITESVGNHYAEVKLARQKKGLALDENDLWIAACAREAGATLLTRDTDFRQIDGLNVEDWSR
- a CDS encoding MFS transporter, with product MIANSVDTLNPPAAKPDFPPGLNNVFAFQAFNGLSFQMVLSSPMVLYAKTLGASATVLGIITGMTALLVIFQIPATQYVPRVGYKRFVLAGWGMRVTFIFGMVLVPLTGSFLNPTTRLSLMLLLLFVFNLSRGISSCAWLPWITSLLPASIRGSYLAREAACINVASFGAFLLAALALGQNSQPWQFAVLFLFSAVMGVMSLVFLKRVPEGDTPEQVRTSTTPVPWREIIGYAPFQKLLRMNVAWSIALGGLTTFIVAFLKTEVALPERSVMLVTSISFLGGLSSLWFLGSRIDLLGSKPVITFSLLTWLLILTGWALIAAHVFPASWPLLMGLQFLMGLAMALVNQSNTRLAMGTIPVMGRSHFFALYSVIASLTLGLAPIFWGMFIDALQPLHSDWHGFEWNRFSLFFAAVGVMFLVTLALCRRLDEPQARTMEDLLRDVLEQSPLRFWLRLWPRG
- a CDS encoding DUF1800 family protein gives rise to the protein MQWLACIQAGLSLTLFAADPPPPAITNLNLSGSQLNLRFPPYPASQAYSILSTTDLGLPLAPNTNFFLAPYITGYTTITNSTTNGPVVITVTNYAYEWRLTNAPAGSGFYRVGVTPLSSNAVLTANVLNRLAYGPTPDELERVNSIGPQAYIDEQLNMDGIPETIDNYTVETTNAIASDPTTNWTFISMTGTLAQTTFYLFTTAPGEAYLDDIELRPFRYMQQITTNVVNGTNVYVTNKVFSYLSTNVLVNGDFESGYSSWTNAGGASGSGVDGSRAHGGSSCLHMVSTTGASSPGSSYVRQGFVNVGYPTTNSWGDAIVLTNVSTDQVVLNYWYLPGPTSSNLRLQLGSGINSTPGGIPPTPTWVYAKATGTANANSRLYIYLNGAGDCYVDDVRLVAGSVAEAGPNLLQNGDFESALAGTWSLSTDFTNSTLNSTVAYSGSSSLHLVATAAGSGNNDSVQQNITPALVNSNTYTVSYWYLPASQSRTLTVKLDGNLLQSTPDVDVGGLYRRLNTARVGLTDYRAWWCLHAVQSQRQLFEILSQFWENHFVTQQSKSADYLGNQGYDSTTAGWLATDWEFREMTKWRNAMLNPNCTFYDLLKISAESPAMIVYLDSVNSKGNGSNIANENYARELLELFTMGVDNGYDQNDIVLMSRAWTGWSVELVDAPNVNNPFAPASITYYPGTNSTAKPNTIGTWAFNFKSANHGTNRGAIFGGKTVPARFGVPWAGTPYQIALPARGAVTNGIQDGYDVITNLANLPFTEEYLSIKLCRLFVHDDFPNPSNDPSNPNYDFYNYAAGSLSPEADLVHQCMLAWEYSAPKGNLRAVLSTIFNSELFRTHTAAAQKVKTPLEYVISSIRALRSVNANGTATATLDSASASSFATPMNRMGQMDLFDRAAPDGYPEVASPWISSGTLVERIRFVQAFLNAGTGDDAGNNVCDPVALLKKKLPSESWGNAGDVADYFLSILYPGEGAGNLLLYRTAAINFLNTADDGTTPSAFTTGLSSYDTRVRGMVSMLMTFQRFQEQ